In Leptospira perdikensis, a single genomic region encodes these proteins:
- a CDS encoding aminoglycoside phosphotransferase family protein, giving the protein MSKQNIEYKKESLGKPFAIGRSADLYALEDHKILKLFFPDAKESEIDLECENTVEANTKGASKMRCYGKAKVGNRFGIIFDRVDGISLTKLPDKNPLELFRIAGTLARLHYGIHKITSDKYKDIKVILNACLLSEPLSFLNSEEKEKTKSYISTLPDGNSILHLDFHPENVIVEGKNEIIIDWMTAAKGNPAADVAFTVLLFTDAELWPGTPKLKIIFYTIIRKFILGGYLKVYKQLSGRTDAEITAWRLPALILRLGLWNIESERERLKSQILSLVANGGRV; this is encoded by the coding sequence ATGAGCAAACAAAACATAGAGTACAAAAAAGAAAGTTTAGGAAAACCTTTTGCTATTGGAAGGTCGGCGGATTTATATGCGTTAGAAGATCATAAAATTCTTAAATTGTTTTTTCCGGATGCAAAAGAATCAGAAATTGATTTGGAATGTGAAAATACCGTGGAGGCCAATACAAAGGGTGCATCTAAAATGCGATGTTATGGAAAGGCAAAAGTTGGTAACCGATTTGGAATTATTTTTGATCGAGTGGATGGAATATCTCTTACAAAACTACCTGATAAAAATCCTTTAGAATTGTTTCGTATTGCGGGAACACTGGCTCGTTTGCATTACGGGATTCACAAAATCACATCTGATAAGTATAAAGATATAAAGGTAATTCTAAATGCCTGTTTGTTGTCGGAACCACTTTCTTTTTTGAATTCAGAAGAAAAAGAAAAAACCAAATCATACATAAGCACGTTACCAGATGGAAATTCCATTCTTCATTTGGACTTTCATCCAGAGAATGTAATTGTAGAAGGGAAAAATGAGATCATCATTGATTGGATGACTGCCGCTAAAGGAAATCCTGCTGCTGATGTTGCATTCACTGTATTACTTTTTACTGATGCAGAACTTTGGCCAGGAACACCCAAACTAAAAATCATTTTTTATACGATCATCCGAAAGTTCATTCTGGGTGGTTATCTTAAAGTTTATAAACAATTAAGTGGGAGAACTGATGCAGAAATTACTGCTTGGAGACTTCCGGCACTGATCCTTCGTTTGGGTCTTTGGAACATTGAAAGCGAAAGAGAACGTTTGAAATCACAAATCCTTAGTTTAGTTGCCAATGGTGGCCGTGTATGA
- a CDS encoding glycerol-3-phosphate dehydrogenase/oxidase, whose protein sequence is MNLKLDRFIETYDGEEFDVTIIGGGITGASLAYEVASRGYTVALVEKKDFGGATSAATGKLIHGGLRYLKQFEIGLVREALKERRILSNIAPNLVYPYPMVIPKPGLMARIGLFVYDLLSFDSKWTWDESKQIPNHKYLKRKDLLEKNLGDFEDAAYFYDAICLSPERLTLSFLKSAAAYGAKLSNYTVVEDLIWKDKTVVGIRVRDALTNAESQIRSKVTINASGPWTHHILSKSPKTEQPLPKKRSEGIYIITKKLTNLMTLYVGDKGHFSFAPWRGHSMIGPTEKSYFGNVEDWKLTRESIIEFIDYINETSHLKEKLSIDDVIYAYGGLRPLIESSDDTYSASRRSELYDHVRDGIQGLITAAGGKYTTSRHFAESIFKRIQKKLTKKSSPNISAKQYLYASQIPNVEIFIQAAQKQNVDFSEKTIDYLIRHYGLQYEIILDLAKKAKNLGAVLNQDGEILAEVVYAIRYEMAKSLSDIFLRRTGLGTLGILSDEIMKAIIGEAAIEWNWSEEKKQKETEAIYKVLKLPV, encoded by the coding sequence ATGAATTTAAAACTGGATCGTTTTATTGAAACGTATGATGGGGAAGAGTTCGATGTGACTATCATCGGCGGGGGAATTACTGGAGCCAGTTTGGCATATGAAGTCGCTAGTCGTGGTTATACGGTGGCTCTTGTGGAAAAAAAAGACTTCGGTGGTGCTACCTCTGCAGCCACAGGAAAACTCATTCATGGTGGTTTACGTTATTTAAAACAATTTGAAATTGGCCTTGTGAGAGAAGCGTTGAAAGAAAGGCGAATCCTTTCCAATATTGCTCCTAACTTAGTGTATCCTTATCCTATGGTAATTCCTAAACCTGGACTCATGGCAAGGATCGGACTTTTTGTTTATGATCTTTTGTCTTTTGATAGTAAGTGGACTTGGGATGAATCCAAACAAATTCCGAACCACAAGTACCTGAAAAGAAAAGACCTTTTGGAAAAGAATTTGGGAGACTTTGAAGACGCCGCTTATTTTTATGATGCGATTTGTTTGAGTCCAGAAAGATTAACACTTAGTTTTTTAAAATCAGCTGCCGCTTATGGGGCAAAACTTTCGAATTATACGGTTGTCGAAGATTTGATTTGGAAAGACAAAACTGTAGTAGGGATTCGTGTTCGCGATGCACTTACCAATGCAGAATCTCAAATTCGTTCTAAAGTTACCATCAATGCTTCGGGGCCTTGGACTCATCATATACTTTCAAAGTCACCAAAAACGGAACAACCACTTCCCAAAAAACGATCGGAAGGAATATATATCATCACGAAGAAATTAACAAACTTAATGACTCTTTATGTCGGAGACAAAGGTCATTTTAGTTTTGCTCCTTGGAGAGGCCACTCAATGATAGGGCCAACAGAAAAATCTTATTTTGGGAATGTGGAAGATTGGAAATTAACTCGCGAAAGTATCATTGAGTTTATTGACTACATCAATGAAACTTCTCATTTAAAAGAAAAGTTGTCGATTGATGATGTTATATATGCTTATGGAGGCCTTCGACCTTTAATTGAAAGTTCTGATGATACCTATTCGGCATCAAGAAGGTCGGAACTTTATGATCATGTTCGTGATGGAATCCAAGGCCTCATTACCGCGGCAGGTGGGAAATATACAACTAGTCGACATTTTGCAGAATCAATATTCAAAAGAATCCAAAAGAAACTAACAAAAAAATCAAGTCCCAATATTTCCGCAAAACAGTATTTATACGCCTCACAAATCCCTAACGTTGAAATATTCATTCAAGCAGCTCAGAAACAGAATGTTGACTTCTCGGAAAAAACCATTGATTACTTGATCCGTCATTATGGATTACAATACGAAATCATTTTGGATCTTGCAAAAAAAGCAAAAAACTTGGGTGCGGTTCTAAATCAAGATGGAGAGATTCTCGCGGAAGTTGTTTATGCGATTCGATATGAAATGGCAAAGTCTCTCAGTGATATTTTTTTAAGAAGAACAGGCCTTGGGACTTTAGGAATACTTTCGGATGAAATCATGAAAGCCATCATCGGAGAGGCTGCAATCGAATGGAATTGGTCAGAGGAAAAGAAACAAAAAGAAACAGAAGCCATTTACAAAGTTTTAAAATTACCTGTTTGA
- a CDS encoding MBL fold metallo-hydrolase → MGNVLTIDTEYANMHNVASAYLIEEEGRGVVIETNTTHAIPKILKVMDLRGIRPQNLDYVIVTHVHLDHAGGAWALLEACPNAILLAHPKTAKHLIDPSLLIRSATSVYGKEKFDSLYGEIKPIPKEKIRIMEDGEWLEWEGHSFQFLYTKGHANHHFCIYDKKTNGIFTGDSFGISYPHLENGKRFIFPTTTPTDFDFVEAIRSLDRILETEADIAYLTHFGPIGGLKENASDLKDGLTLCKEAISELVNITKGERLSFMESKVEAMIQTLANKHSITLTNADWRLLRLDVNLNAQGLVYAFEKTQSKG, encoded by the coding sequence ATGGGCAATGTTTTAACCATTGATACTGAGTATGCGAATATGCACAACGTGGCCTCGGCTTATCTGATTGAAGAAGAAGGCCGAGGGGTTGTGATTGAAACCAATACAACTCACGCCATTCCAAAAATTTTGAAAGTTATGGATCTTCGAGGGATAAGACCACAAAACTTAGACTATGTGATTGTCACCCATGTCCACTTAGATCATGCTGGAGGAGCCTGGGCACTCCTCGAGGCCTGTCCCAACGCAATTTTATTGGCACATCCGAAAACGGCTAAACATTTGATAGACCCAAGTTTGTTGATTCGAAGTGCCACTTCGGTTTATGGAAAAGAAAAATTTGATTCTCTATACGGTGAAATCAAACCCATTCCCAAAGAAAAAATTCGAATTATGGAGGATGGGGAGTGGCTTGAGTGGGAAGGGCATTCATTTCAGTTTTTGTATACCAAAGGACATGCCAATCACCACTTCTGTATTTATGATAAGAAAACCAATGGGATCTTTACCGGAGACTCCTTTGGAATTTCGTATCCTCATTTGGAAAATGGAAAACGTTTTATTTTTCCTACAACGACACCAACTGACTTTGATTTTGTGGAGGCCATTCGTTCCCTCGATCGAATTTTAGAAACTGAAGCAGACATTGCTTATTTAACGCATTTTGGCCCTATTGGGGGTTTAAAAGAAAATGCATCTGATCTAAAAGATGGACTCACTCTTTGCAAAGAGGCCATCTCTGAGTTGGTAAATATAACAAAAGGAGAAAGATTGTCCTTTATGGAATCAAAAGTGGAAGCCATGATCCAGACCTTGGCAAACAAACATTCCATTACCCTTACCAACGCAGATTGGAGGCTCTTGCGTTTGGATGTAAATTTAAATGCACAAGGTTTAGTTTATGCTTTTGAAAAAACACAATCCAAAGGATAA
- a CDS encoding DUF4430 domain-containing protein, with protein sequence MNQRHLCSILGFTFILSFFGFILQCSIVSKSKKSKDPQIQIHFLSLDYEETKSIPSSMFESKDLLLILAELSKKEDPPMRFISTTRTEEIMEVNGKSNSWSAGWVVYVNEDKVDGVQMKRGIRVSPNDKIEIRYETVERVFGRPTP encoded by the coding sequence TTGAATCAAAGACACTTATGTTCTATTTTGGGGTTCACTTTTATTCTAAGTTTTTTTGGATTCATACTACAATGTTCTATAGTTTCAAAATCTAAAAAATCCAAAGATCCTCAAATCCAAATTCATTTTCTTTCTCTAGATTATGAAGAAACAAAATCCATTCCTTCTTCAATGTTTGAATCAAAGGATTTACTTTTGATTCTCGCCGAATTATCTAAAAAAGAAGATCCGCCGATGCGTTTTATTTCGACAACTCGCACAGAAGAAATTATGGAAGTGAATGGAAAATCGAATTCCTGGTCGGCAGGTTGGGTGGTTTATGTGAATGAGGATAAGGTGGATGGAGTTCAGATGAAACGTGGTATTCGTGTCAGCCCAAACGATAAAATTGAAATTCGGTATGAAACCGTAGAGCGCGTGTTTGGTCGCCCTACGCCATGA
- the fliE gene encoding flagellar hook-basal body complex protein FliE yields MAIDRISNLSSQTYKPYSLLPQGDKVGIFRSDERHYGKTNEAKSPDEVAGTFGDALKKAFEQVNDQQVEADELTQKIVFDPNSVELHDVMIAAEKARISLTFAKTMSDGFVRAYRELTTLR; encoded by the coding sequence ATGGCCATTGATCGCATTTCCAATTTGAGTTCCCAAACCTACAAACCCTATTCCCTTCTCCCACAAGGAGATAAGGTAGGAATCTTTCGTTCTGATGAACGCCACTACGGAAAAACAAATGAAGCCAAGTCACCTGATGAAGTAGCAGGAACATTTGGGGATGCTTTGAAAAAAGCATTCGAACAAGTGAATGACCAACAAGTAGAAGCGGATGAATTAACACAAAAAATTGTTTTTGATCCTAACTCTGTAGAACTTCATGATGTGATGATTGCGGCAGAAAAAGCAAGAATCTCTTTGACATTTGCAAAAACAATGTCTGATGGATTTGTAAGAGCCTACAGAGAACTCACAACCCTCAGATAA
- the flgC gene encoding flagellar basal body rod protein FlgC — MGMFDSINISATGLSAQRLRMDVISNNIANSTTTRNTNGDGPFRRDRVILTPINLRTNWKSPVYPFGVAPGEGKGVKVMKIEKDMSPLRLTYDPTHPDAIQTGPKKGYVELPNINIVTEMTDMISASRSYEANVQLINGSKAMMNKAMEIGRA, encoded by the coding sequence ATGGGAATGTTTGATTCCATTAATATTTCGGCAACTGGACTTTCTGCGCAAAGACTTAGAATGGATGTTATCTCGAATAACATTGCAAACTCGACAACCACGAGAAACACCAATGGAGATGGCCCGTTTAGACGGGATCGTGTCATCCTCACGCCGATTAACTTACGAACCAATTGGAAAAGTCCGGTATATCCTTTTGGTGTAGCTCCAGGTGAAGGGAAAGGGGTCAAGGTGATGAAAATCGAAAAGGACATGAGTCCTCTAAGATTAACTTACGATCCAACTCATCCTGATGCCATCCAAACTGGTCCCAAAAAAGGCTACGTCGAACTTCCCAATATTAACATCGTTACTGAGATGACGGATATGATTTCGGCTTCCCGCTCCTATGAAGCCAATGTCCAACTCATCAATGGATCCAAAGCGATGATGAACAAAGCGATGGAAATCGGTCGGGCCTAA